TCAGCTTGGTCGACACCTTCGAGCCGGCGACGATCGCCACCAGCGGGCGCTTCGGATTGCCGAGCGCCTTGCCGAGCGCGTCGAGTTCGGCAGCAAGCAGCGGGCCCGCGCAGGCGATGCCGGCGTACTTCGCGATGCCGTGGGTGGTGGCCTCGGCGCGGTGCGCGGTGCCGAACGCGTCGTTGACGTAGATGTCGCAGAGCTTGGCCATTTTCCGGGCGAGCGCGTCGTCGTTCTTCTTCTCGCCCTTGTTGACGCGGCAGTTCTCGAGCAGCACGACGTCGCCCGGCGCCACCTGTACGCCGTTCTCGACCCAGTTCGCCACCAGCGGCACGTCGCGGCCGAGCAGCTCGGCCAGGCGCTTGGCCACCGGCGCGAGCGAATCCTCGGGCTTGAACTCGCCTTCCGTCGGACGGCCCAGGTGCGAGGTGACCATCACCGCCGCGCCCGCGTCGAGCGCCGCCTTGATCGCCGGCACCGACGCGCGCACGCGCGTGTCCTCGGTGATGTTGCCGTGGTCGTCCTGGGGCACGTTCAGATCGGCGCGGATGAACACGCGTTGGCCGGAGACTTTGCCTTCGGCGATCAGGTCGGTAAGGCGCTTTACTTGGCTCATGGGGCTGATTGAAGGTTGATGAGGAAGGCGGTGCTGAAACCTCGCGCGCGGGCTGCCGACGAGGGCGCCGGACGGCCGGGCTGGGCCGTGCGACACGTTCGAGGTTTCCGGAAAGGGCCATTCTAGCCGATCCGTCCTGCGGCCTGCCGCGCCGCGGGGCGAATTCCCCCTATTTGGCCGCGGTGCCGCGCTGCAGCGCTGCAGCAAGCCGCCGCGCGCGGTTTCAGGGGTCAAATAACCAGACGCAGGGCGGTAAACACCAGCATGCCGACCACGATCGTGCCGATCATGCTGCGCCGCCAGAGAAACCAGCCGAGGCCGGCAGCGGCCGCGTAGAAATCGTGGTTGGCGAGCGAGAACGAGATCCCGGCCGGCGTGTCGAGCACGTCCGGCAGCACCACCGCGACGAGCGCCGCGGCCGGTGCGTAGCGCAGCGCGCGCTGGGCGCGTTCGGGCAGGATGGTGCGCTCGCCGCCGATCAGGAACAGCGCGCGGGTGAGCGCGGTGACGAGCGTCATGCCCGCGATCACCCACCAGACCGGGACGCCGCTCATCGCCGGCCCCCGTCGCCGTCGCCGGCGGCCTCGGCCGGATCGACCGCGTCGCGGCTGCGCACCTCGGCGCGCAGCCGGCGCCAGTCCGCGCGCTCGACGAAGGTATCGGCCAGCGTGCCGGCCGCGAGCGCGGCGAACACCGCGAGCGGCAGCCCGAGCCGGTACGGCAGGTCGAGCGCCAGCAGGGCGACGACGCCGGCCACCGCCACCGCCGCGAGCGTCGAGCGGTTCGCCACCGCCGAGACCATGATCGGGATCAGCGCGAGCGTGCCGGCCAGGCCCAGCCCCCAGCTGTCGGGTACCACGCTCGCCAGCGCGATGCCGGCCAGCGACGAGGCCTGCCACGACACCCAGCTGAGCAGCGCCATGCCCCAGAAGTAGGCTTCCTTGCCCGGCACGTGGCCGGTCGCGAAGCCCTGCTTGATGAACAGCAGGTAGATCACGTCGCCGTTGAAATAGCCGATCAGGATCCGGCGCCACATCGGCAGGTAGGAGAAGTGCGGCGCGAGGCCGGCGCTGAAGATCACGAAGCGCAGGTTGACCATCGCGGCCGTCAGCAGGAGGGTCCAGAGCGGCAGCCTGGCCGCCATCAGCGGCAGCACCGCGAGCTGGGACGAGCCGCCGTAGACGAGCAGCGACATCCAGACCGCCTGCCCCGTCGTCATCACCGACTTGCTCATCGCGATACCGGTAACGAGACCCCACGACAGCATCGCGGTCAGCGTCGGCGCGTAGTCGCGCGACGCCTGGAAGAAGGCATAACGATCGGTGGCGGACAGGCGAGCGAGCATGGGACGGCGCCGGGCGGCGCAAATGAGACGGGCAGGCGCGCGGACCGCGTTGTCTCCCGTTGTGCTTTTGTTGAACGACCGGGCGATTATAGCGCCGGACCGTGCCCGGGCGAACCGTTGCGGCGGCAAAAGACGCTAAAATGCCCGACCGGCGCGGCCCGGCTGCGCCCGACCCGACGCCGGGCACGCGCCGACCCGGGCGACGCGCGGCGGCCCCGCGAAACGGCGTGGTGTGACCGATCGGACAGCGGCATGCCGCGCGCGGGGTTTTTTCGCTATCGTGTCGGGCAGCGACGGCACGCCTGATCCGGCCCGTGATTCGCCGGGCGGCGCGCGCGCCGTTCCCCCTTTACCGCAACAAGAGACCGCCCATGAGTGAAATCAAGGAACGACCGCTCGTCGAACTGTCGGCGAAGGATCTGCCGGCGTACTGCCCGAACCCGGCGATGGCGCGCTGGAGCGCCCATCCGCGCGTGTTCATCGACGTCACGCACGGCGAGGCGCGCTGCCCCTACTGCGGCACGCGCTACAAGCTGCGCGACGGCGAGGTCGTCCACGGCCACTGACGGCCGACGGCCCCGGCGAGCCGGGCACGCCCCGCGGCCGCCCCGGTCGTCGAGGCGCGCGCCGCCCGGGCCGCGCCCCGTTTCGCTCCTCCCCGCAAACCCGAGCGCGGCGCCCCGGCGCCGCGTTTCATTACGACACCGGATATCGACCTGATGCGTCGCGCGTTGGTAATCGCACCGAACTGGATCGGTGACGCATTGATGGCGCAGCCGCTTTTCGCGCTGCTCAAGAAACTGCATCCGCGCCTGCAAATCGACGCGGTGGCGCCCGGCTGGGTCGCGCCAGTGCTCGAACGGATGCCCGAGATCCACGCGGTCCACGCCACCGACCTGGCCCACGGCAAGCTGCAGATGCTGCGCCGCTGGCAGCTCGCGAGCGACCTGCGCGAGGTGGGCTACGACGCCGCCTACGTGCTGCCGAACTCGCTGAAGTCGGCGCTGATCCCGTGGCTCGCCGGCATCCCGCTGCGCATCGGCTACACCGGCGAGTCACGCTACGCGCTGCTCAACGTGCGCCACGCGAACCCGCCGAAGGCGCGCGACTCGCGCCCGCCGATGGTGCCGTTCTACGCCGCGCTCGCCTACAAGCCCGGCGCGCGACTCGACGAGAAGCTCCAGGCGCTGCCGATGCCGCGGCTCGATTCGGACCTCAACGAGGCCGCGCGCGTTTCGGCGCGCTTCCATCTCGACACGCGCAAGCCGCTGATCGTGTTCTGCCCCGGCGCCGAGTACGGCCCCGCCAAGCGCTGGCCGCCCGAGCATTTCGCGGCGCTCGCGCGGATTGTCGGCCAATCGTTCCCTTATACGCAGATCATCGCGCTCGGCTCGCCGAAGGACGCTCCGGCCGCCCAGGCGATCGCCGACCAGGCGCCCGGCGTGCGCAACCTGTGCGGCCAGACCTCGCTGACCGAGGCCTGCGCGCTGATCGCGCGCGCCAACGCGGTGGTCACCAACGATTCCGGGCTGATGCACGTGGCCGCCGCGCTGCGCCGGCCGCTCGTCGCGCTGTACGGCTCGACGGATCCGCGCCACACCCCGCCGCTGTCCGATCTGGCAAAGGTACAATGGCTGCATCTCGAATGCAGTCCCTGTTTCCAGCGAGAATGCCCGCTCGGCCATCTGAACTGCCTGCGCGAGCTGAGCCCGGAACAGGTATTCGCCGATCTGCGCGGGATGCTCGTCGGGCAGCGCTGACGGCCCCCGCGTCCGACCTTGACGCCATGACTGACGCTGGCGGCTTCGCGGCCGCTGCCCCGTAACAGCGCGCAAGCGCGAGAGACAAACCCGATGCCACGTTTTGCCCGCCTCTTCGAAGCTGCCGCCGACACGCTGAACGCCTATTACCAGGCGGTCGCCGACGCGAACCTCGACGCCCTGATGGCCCTGTGGATCGACGAGGATTTCGCGAGCTGCATCTGGTCCGACGGCGCGCATCTGCACGGCCTCGAGCAGATCCGCAGCGGTTTCGGGGAACACCTCTCGTCGCAGCCGGTGACGATCGAGCCGCTCGACATCCGCGTCTACGACAGCCTCGGCACGGTGGTCTACACGGTGGCCGAGGCGCACCAGTACGCGGACCCGGCCGCCGAGCCGGACATGGTGTTCGCGACCTACGTGATGATCCACGAGCGCGGCGAATGGCGGATCGCGCACATCCATGCGAGCCCGATCCCGGAGCAGGCGGCCACCCAGTTCGCCGCCAAGATCCGCCACGGCCAGGGCCCGCTGCACTGAGCGAGGCACCTGCGCGATGTCCACCGCGTCCCCTCCCTCGCCACTCGCCGGGCCCGAAGACCCGGCCGGCACCCCGCGCTACCGCGCGCCGCGCTGGCTGCCCAACAGCCACGCGCAGACCATCTTCCCGGCCCTGTTCGGGCGCCGCCCCGCCGTGGTCTACCGGCGCGAGCGCTGGGACACGCCCGACGGCGACTTCATCGATCTCGACTGGCTGAGCCATCCGGCCGGCGCCGAACCGGCGCCCGACGCGCCGCTGATGGTGGTGTTCCACGGCCTCGAGGGCAACTCCGACTCGCGTTACGCGCTGCTGCTGATGGCCGCCGCGCGCGAACGCGGCTGGCACGGCGTGGTGCCGCATTTCCGCAGCTGCAGCGGCGAGATGAACCGGCTGCCGCGCTTCTATCATCTGGCCGACGGCGCCGAGGTGGACTGGATCCTGCGCCGGCTCGGCAACGGCCATCGCGGTCCGGTGCTCGCGGTCGGCGTGTCGCTCGGCGGCAACGTGCTGCTGCACTGGCTCGGCGAGCGGCGCGGCGATCGGGCGATCGTCACGGCGGCGGCGGCCGTGTCGACGCCGCTCGACGTCCACGCCGGCGGCCTCGCGATCTCGCAGGGCTTCTCGATGGTCTACACGCGCTCGTTCCTGAAGACCCTGAAGATCAAGGCCTCGGCCAAGCTGATCCAGCATCCGGGGCTGTTCGACGCGAGCCGGATGCTGGCCGCGCGCACCATGCACGAGTTCGACGACATCGTCACCGCGCCGCTGCACGGCTTCGCGAGCGCCGACGACTACTGGACCCGCGCCACCACGCGCCCGCTGCTGCGCGCCATCGAGATCCCGACGCTGCTGCTGAACGCGCGCAACGATCCGTTCCTGCCCGCCTCGGCGCTGCCGGGGCCGGCCGACGTCGCACAGGCCGTCGAACTGGACCAGCCCGCGCACGGCGGCCACGTCGGCTTCATGACCGGCCCGTTCCCCGGGCAGGACGACTGGATGCCGCTGCGCGTGCTCCGTTTCCTTTCCCGCTTCGCGCCCTCGGCGCTCGCCAGACATGGATGAGATCGTCCGCCAGGCCCTCGCCAGATGGCCGAACGTGCCGCACTGCACCGGCTGGCTGCGGCTCGACCGGCGCGGCGACTGGCGCATGCGCGACGAGGCCGCCCAGGCCGCCGGCGCGCCCGGCTCGCCGATCCGGCACGCCGCGCTGATCGCGTTCATCACGCGCAACTACGCGTGCGACGAGGCCGGCCAGTGGTTCTTCCAGAACGGGCCGCAGCGCGTGTACGTGGAGCTGGCCTACACGCCGTGGGTCGTGCGGCTCGCCGCTGCCACCGATGACGCGGACGGCGCGCTGACGCTGACCGACCAGGCCGGCGCGCCGTTCGAGCCGGCCGCCGCCTGGCTCGACGACGCGGGCGGCGTGCTGTTCTCCGATGCCGGCGCGCCGCCGCGCGTGGCCGTGCTGCACGACCACGACCTCGACCTGTTCGCCGACCACGCCACGCTCGACGACGACGGCACCGGCGGCAGCTTCCACTGGCGGCCGGGCGTCGATCTCGCGCTCGCCGCGATCCGCCGCGACGAGGTGCCGGCGCGCTTCGCGTTCGTCGCGAGCCCGGCGGCCCGCGCCGGCGGTGCCGAGGCGCCGGGCACGGACGGCAGCTAAGGCACGCGGCCCTACCCGCGTTCGTCCCGGTCGGCCTGCTCTTCCTGGTAGCGCGCCTCGAAGTCGTGCAGCCGCGCGGTGATGATCGATTGCTCATAGAAGCCGACCGACTTGTCGTCGCGCGCCTCCTGCAGCTGGCGGATCGCCGACGGCCACGCGCCGCCGAGCGCGAGCTGTTCGGCCAGCGCGCGGCGCCGCATGATCGCGTCGCCGCCGCCCTGCGCCGCCTGCGCGAGATAGCGCCACCAGTCCGGCTGGCGCGGGTCCGACTGGGCCTGCCCCTGCGCGAGCGCCTGCGCCTCGCCGAAGCGCCTGGCCGCGAGCAGCGACTCCAGATGCATCGCGATCGCCGCGTGCGAGGCCGGCCAGCGCCGCTGCGCCGCCGCCGCGAGCCGCACCGCGTCGTCGGCGCGGCCCGCGCGGCGCGCGATGTCGGCGGCCAGCACGTCGAGGCTCGGCGAGCTGGCCGTCCGTGCCCCCTCGTCCGCCTCGAAACGTTCGAAACGTGCGCGCGCGGACGCGAGCGCCGCGTCCGCCTCCGGATAGTGGCCGAGCAGCATCTCGCCGAGCGCGATGCCGTACCAGTTCGCCGCCACGTTCGGCGCGAGCCGGTCGTCGATCTCGCCGCGCATGCGCCGCACCTCGTCGGCGATGTCGGACGGCGCGCGCAGCTGCAGGATCCGCAGCCGTGCGCGCACGAACGCGTATTCGCTCGACTGGCGCGGCTGGCGATACGGCGCGCGGCGCGCGCGGGCGTCCATGTCGGCGATCCGGTCGATCGTGAGCGGGTGGGTGCGCGCGTATTCGGGCACGCCCGCGTCGCCCATCGACGCGCGCTCCAGGCGCTCGAAGAAGCCCGGCATCCCGTACGGATCGAAGCCGGCGCCCGCGAGTAGTTGGAAGCCGACGCGGTCCGCCTCGCGCTCGGCGCCGCGCGAGAAGCGCAGCTGGTTGTCGACCGCGTAGGCCTGGCCGCCCACCGCGATCGCGCTGCCCAGGTCGCCGCTGCGCGCGAGCACGCCGGCCAGCACGCCGAGCAGCATCGCCGCGAGCGCCGCGTAGCCGGTCTTCTCGCTCGCGCCGAGCATGCGCGCGATGTGCCGCTGCAGCACGTGGCCCATTTCGTGGCCGAGCACCGAGGCCAGCTCGGACTCGGTGCGCGTCATGATCACGAGGCCGGTGTTCACGCCGATGAAGCCGCCAGGCAGCGAGAACGCGTTGATCTGGCCGTCGCGCATCGGGAACAGGTCGAAATCGGGACGATCGCCGCCGATGAACTGCGCGGCCGCCGCGGCCGACAGCTTCGCCGCGACCGAATTCAGGTAGTCGCGCGCGAGCCAGTCGTCGAGATAATCGGGATCGCGCCGGATCTCGCGCATCACGCGCTCGCCGAGGCGGCGCTCGGCCTGCGGCGTCAGCGCGCCGCCCGAGCCGTCGCCGAGATCGGGCAGCTGCTGGTTCTGCAGCGGCCCGCGCAGGCTCGGCGCCGCCGCACCCGGCGTGCCCGCGAGCCGCGCGTGCTCGCCGCCGTAGGTGCCGAACACGCCCGGCGCGATCTCGGACGGAATCTCTGGCGCCGTGGAAATGGCGTCGAGAATGCGCGGCAGCGGCAGCGGCGGCGTGGGCGACGACTGCGCGCGGCTGCCCGGCGGCAGCGCGAGAACCAGCGACAGCGAGACGGTGAGCAGCGGTTTCAGACGCATGGGTGACATCGAACGCGGCGGATGCGATGGGTGGCCCGCGGCGCGATTCGACGGCGGCGCGCGGCGCGCCCCGGAATCCACGCCGGGCGAATCGCGCACATTGTACTGGGGCGGCGCGCTGCTATGATGGGCGCCCATCTTCAGGAGCGCATCATGTCAGGACTGACTCACTTCGACGCGGCGGGCCACGCGCATATGGTGGACGTCGGCGACAAACAGGAAACGCGTCGGGTCGCCGTGGCACGCGGCGCGATCCGGATGCTGCCCGACACGCTCGCGCTGATCCGCGACGGCCGCGCGAAGAAGGGCGACGTGATCGGCGTGGCGCGGATCGCGGCGATCCAGGGCGCGAAGCGCACGTCCGACCTGATTCCGCTCTGCCATCCGCTCGCGCTGACGCGCGTGACGGTCGATTTCGCGTTCGACGAGGCGCTGCCGGGCGTGCGGTGTACGGCGCAGGTGGAGACGCTCGGCCGGACCGGGGTGGAGATGGAGGCGCTGACGGCCGTGCAGGTCGGGCTGCTGACCGTTTATGACATGTGCAAGGCGGTGGATCGGGGGATGGTGATCACCGATGTGGGGGTGGTGGAGAAGAAGGGCGGGAAATCGGGGGATTGGGTGGCGGCGGTCTGAGCCCCTGCCAGCTTCACACCGATGCGCAGGGCGGGCCGCCGCTCCACGCGACGCGACCCGCTGTCGAAGGTGGAAATACCCCCTCCCCGCCCCCACCGCCGACACCAACTCAGAACGCAGTCCGAATCCCCACGCGCGCGACGGTCTGATTCCCCGTGGACGATTCGTCGAGCGCGCCGATCGACGCATTCTGGTTGCCCGACGCGTGCTGATAAAGGCCTTGCAGATACACCTCGGTGCGTCGCGACAGGTGGTAGCCCACCGTCAACCCGATCTCGTTGTAATGCGGGCTGTTGAGCGGCGCCGTGACGTGAACCGACGGGTTCGCCTTCAGGCCGTCGATCTGGACCGACGAGCTCGTATACAGGTACATCATCGCCAGATACCACGCCGACGTGACGTCGTATTTCGCGTTGAACTCGATGTTGTCGAATCGCACGTGGCGCAGGACCGTGTTCACCGGCGCGCCGTCGAGATTCGTATGCGTGTACACCAAACCAAACGTCGCCGCACCGAACGCGTAGCCGAGGCCCGCGGCCGCCACCGTCTGCTTGGCCGCCTCGTAGGGCGTCCCCACCGCGGCGCCGCTCGTGTTCAGATCCTCGCCGTCGACATCCGTGAACCCCGCCGCGGCCACCAGCGAGCCGAGCCGATAGCGCGCGCCCACGCTCCAGGCGCGGTTCGACGCGAAGCCGCCGGCCTGGTTGCTGAAGCCGTAAAGGCCGCCGAACTGCAGCCCCGCGTATTCCGGGCTCGCGTACTTGATCGCGTTGTTGATGCGGAACGTTTCGTCGAGATTGTCGGCATCGAACGGGTGCGAGAACAACGATCCGCCCCAGCTGCCGGCCGCGCTCAGCGGCGCGACGTAGTCGACCACGGAATCGTACTGGCGGCCGAGCGTGACCGTGCCGAGGCGCTCCGACGACAGGCCGACGAACGCCTGACGGCCGAACATCTCGCCGCTTTGCGACAGCGCGCCGTTGTTGATGCTGAAACCGTTTTCGAGCTGGAAGACCGCATGCAGGCCGCCGCCCAGATCCTCGCTGCCCTTCAGGCCCCAGCGGTCGCCAAGCTGGCGGTTGCCGCTCACCAGGGCGTAGTCCGATTTCCCGCCCAGATTGCTGACGTACTCGAAACCCTCGTCGATCGTCCCGTACAGCGTGACGCTGCTCTGTGCATGAGCCAGGCCGGCGGAGACGGCCAGCATCGCCGGGACCAGCGTTTTTGCGATTTTCATGAATTCCCCGTGAAGCGCGTTTGGTTCGTGATGATGTTTTGCGCGGCAACTACGACTGCGGACGGGGATTCTAGAGAGCCAAACTTTCGCGGCGTTTACCGGTGTGGCCGCGGCGCGACACGTGCAGGATGACGATTGATTTCGGATCCGGACCTGAGGCGGATTTCGAGGCACGGCAAGCCGCGACGCTCGTCGTGAGCCGCAGGGAAAACGAAGCATCCCGTCAGCGAATTGCAATCAACGCGCAATCGATTCACGCGCTCCACCACCCGCCTCACGGCTTCGGCACCGCCACGCCTGCAATCGCCGGATCGGTCCAGTCGGTCAGAATGCGCGCCCCGGCGGCCCGCGCCTTCGCCTCGGCCGCATGCCGCTGCTGCAGGAACGCGGGTATCTCGCTCGCGTACTTGGCCCGGGCCGCCTCATAGGTCGGCCCGAACGTGTCGAGCCACGCGGTTTCCGACTGAATCCGCAGATCGAGCCGATCACCGAGCGTAATCGGCAGATCGGCGGAGCGCTCGTCGCGCTCGTATTTCAGTTCGACGAATTTCCCGTCCGCATACCATTGCCAGAGCGTGGTGCCGCCGTGCGACAGATGCCGCCAGTCGTCCAGCGTCAACGCGTAGCCCGGATCGGCCTCCACCAGCGACGGCGAGGCCGCATAGGTCGGCCCGGCGTAGCTCTCCGGCGTGAAGGAATAGGTGCGCTTGCCTTCGAGGCGCGGCGACGAGAGCGGAATGTAGCGCTTCCAGCCGGCCTGCCGGATCACCTGCAGCACGCCCGCCACGTAGCGGTACATCGCCTGGTCGTAGGCGTCGAACGCGGCCGTGTCGTGGACGTCGGCGGGCGAGACCGGCACCTTGAACACGACGTGGATGGTGCGGACCTTGCCGCCCTCCTCGGTGTCGGACATGAACTCGACGTCGGACGCCTGCGGCAGCAGCATGCCGTGCCTCGCGTCGCGGAACTCGAACACCGGCTCGACGCCGGTCGCGATCCGGCTCGCGTCGTACATCAAGGCGGTGGAGAGCTGCGAACGCTTGACGGGGACCCGCGCCGTGCGGACCACCTCGTCGCCGTTGTCGCCGATCCCGAAGCTCAAATCAGGTTGCATGGTCGTGGTCCCGTTGCGCGCCATCGAGGGTGCCGTCATGTGCCAGCCGTAACCGCCCGCGCACGATGCGACGAGCAGCGCGAGTATCGCGAAGCGCAGGCGCCTACGCATCCTTCCAGCCCGCGATCGTGGAAATCTGCTGGATCATGTACGGCCGGTAGCGCTGGCTCGACATCAGCGCGTGGTACTTGTCGAGGATCTTTCTCACGTATTTCATGCGTTCGGTCGCGTCGTAGAGGCTGCCGTCCTTGCGCTCCATGGTGACCTTGATGTCATTCTCGCCGAGGCCAGCCGATTTCAGCCGAGCATCGTTCGGGTCGATGGCCGCCGAGGCGTTGAAGAACAGCGTCGGATCCTTCGCGCCGGAAACGAGCCGCAATACGGGCAGCCGGCCGAAATCGTTCATGTCGATCGCGTCGCGAAACTCCTGATGGTTGTACACCATCGCCTGCAGGTGCATCGTCTGCTCGTGCAGCAGGAACTGCCACGCCGCCTTGTAGGCCAGGTCGGGGCGCTGCTGCATGCCCGCCGATTCGTAGCTCTCCAGCAGCGCGAAGCCGTTCGACAGATAGCCCGTCACCTTGCACTCCTCCATTTCCGCGATCGCCGCGCCATCGCGGATCATGTCGCCGCCGATCACCCACAGCGGGTTCGACCTCTTCTTCAGCTCGTCGATCAGCCCGTTGTTCTGCCCCATCGCCCACGGCAGGTCCCGCACGATCTTCTGCACCACGTCGTCGTAGCTCGACACGCTGCGGCGGGACTTGCAGTGCTCGAACAGATCCTTGCCGTACTGCCGGTAGAACAGGTGCCAGGTCGTGACCTCGAGGAACACCCACAGGTTGCCCTTGGCCAGATAGTAGAACGTGACGATCGCCGACATCCGCGCCTGCCCGAGCGCCGATTGCGCCTTGTCCCACGACAGGAAGTGCAGCGCGAGGTCCATGCCGGCCACCACTTCCTTGGCCGCGAACGCGGCGAGGCCGGGCCAGTAGAAACGTCCGGCCTTGTCGGTGCCCTCGTCGCCGAGGAACAGCTGCGCGTAGTTGCCGGCGGTGCGCTTCGCGCGCCGCATCGGATCCTTCAGGAAGGTCAGCCCGTCCGCTTCCAGCGCGATGTTGTCCATCTGGACCATCGACCACTGATGCTCGCATTTGAGCGTGCAATCCTTGCACGAATCCGGCGTCTGGTTCAGCGTGCTCTCGCCGAGCAGGCCGCCCTTCAGATACACCGTGCCTTCCTCCTGATTCACCAGCGATGAGTCCGCCACGCGAGCCTCCCGGTTGCGTCATTCGAATTGGTCGGAGCCGATCCGGATGTTCGGCACGTGCAGGTAAGCCTGGATCGGATCGGGCGACTGGCTGAACACGCGCGAGATCGAGCCCTGGTCGCTCGCGGCCGTCTTCATCAGGTCGCCGCGCATCTGCAGCAGATGATCGAGGTTCGGCACCGGCTTGCCGAGTTCGTCCTTGAACTGCAGCGCTTCGTCGTAAGGCCCGGCGGTCTGCTTGAACGCGCCGAGATTGGTATGCAGCCGCGTCGGGCCGGTGAACGCATGCGAGGCGCCTTTCACGTCGATGCGGCCCGGCGCGTGGATCTCGATGTTGCCGCCCTGGAGCCGCACGTAGGCGCCGCCCGAGGTCAGCAGCACCTCCTGGCCGGCGGCCACCTCGATCCGCTGCGTCGCCGAGACGATCTTCAGCGTCTTCTGCGCGGTCAGTTCGAGGTTGTCGGCCTGCGCCTGGATCTCCACCTTGCCCTTCGCCGCGAACAGCTTCGCGCCGGCGTTCTGCACGAACAGGCTGAGCCGGTCGACCACGCTCGCCACCAGCGACTTGCCGGCTACCAGATGCGTGCTGGCGCCGCCGACCAGATTGATCTGCTGGTCCGCGGCCAGATGGACCGACTGCTGCGACGCCAGCGCGATGCCGTCCGGGCTCGCGAACAGCATCACCGGCTTGCCGAACACGTTCGCGCTGCCGGTGCCGCCGCCCGCCGTCAGGCCGCCCGCGGCGCTGCCGGACCGGCTCTGCAGCGTCGCGTCGGTGAACTGCTCGAGCGCGTCCTGGCCCGCCTGCAGCGGCTCGGCCTGATGCCGCGCGCTCGCCTGTGACATCGCCTCGACCAGCGAGCCGGCGCCCTGCAGTTGCTGGCGCGCCTCGGTGGCATCGAGCGGCTGGCTG
The genomic region above belongs to Burkholderia plantarii and contains:
- a CDS encoding nuclear transport factor 2 family protein encodes the protein MPRFARLFEAAADTLNAYYQAVADANLDALMALWIDEDFASCIWSDGAHLHGLEQIRSGFGEHLSSQPVTIEPLDIRVYDSLGTVVYTVAEAHQYADPAAEPDMVFATYVMIHERGEWRIAHIHASPIPEQAATQFAAKIRHGQGPLH
- a CDS encoding hydrolase, which produces MSTASPPSPLAGPEDPAGTPRYRAPRWLPNSHAQTIFPALFGRRPAVVYRRERWDTPDGDFIDLDWLSHPAGAEPAPDAPLMVVFHGLEGNSDSRYALLLMAAARERGWHGVVPHFRSCSGEMNRLPRFYHLADGAEVDWILRRLGNGHRGPVLAVGVSLGGNVLLHWLGERRGDRAIVTAAAAVSTPLDVHAGGLAISQGFSMVYTRSFLKTLKIKASAKLIQHPGLFDASRMLAARTMHEFDDIVTAPLHGFASADDYWTRATTRPLLRAIEIPTLLLNARNDPFLPASALPGPADVAQAVELDQPAHGGHVGFMTGPFPGQDDWMPLRVLRFLSRFAPSALARHG
- a CDS encoding zinc-finger domain-containing protein, encoding MSEIKERPLVELSAKDLPAYCPNPAMARWSAHPRVFIDVTHGEARCPYCGTRYKLRDGEVVHGH
- the waaF gene encoding lipopolysaccharide heptosyltransferase II, whose translation is MRRALVIAPNWIGDALMAQPLFALLKKLHPRLQIDAVAPGWVAPVLERMPEIHAVHATDLAHGKLQMLRRWQLASDLREVGYDAAYVLPNSLKSALIPWLAGIPLRIGYTGESRYALLNVRHANPPKARDSRPPMVPFYAALAYKPGARLDEKLQALPMPRLDSDLNEAARVSARFHLDTRKPLIVFCPGAEYGPAKRWPPEHFAALARIVGQSFPYTQIIALGSPKDAPAAQAIADQAPGVRNLCGQTSLTEACALIARANAVVTNDSGLMHVAAALRRPLVALYGSTDPRHTPPLSDLAKVQWLHLECSPCFQRECPLGHLNCLRELSPEQVFADLRGMLVGQR
- a CDS encoding AzlD domain-containing protein is translated as MSGVPVWWVIAGMTLVTALTRALFLIGGERTILPERAQRALRYAPAAALVAVVLPDVLDTPAGISFSLANHDFYAAAAGLGWFLWRRSMIGTIVVGMLVFTALRLVI
- a CDS encoding DUF2946 family protein, whose translation is MDEIVRQALARWPNVPHCTGWLRLDRRGDWRMRDEAAQAAGAPGSPIRHAALIAFITRNYACDEAGQWFFQNGPQRVYVELAYTPWVVRLAAATDDADGALTLTDQAGAPFEPAAAWLDDAGGVLFSDAGAPPRVAVLHDHDLDLFADHATLDDDGTGGSFHWRPGVDLALAAIRRDEVPARFAFVASPAARAGGAEAPGTDGS
- a CDS encoding phosphoglycerate kinase, whose amino-acid sequence is MSQVKRLTDLIAEGKVSGQRVFIRADLNVPQDDHGNITEDTRVRASVPAIKAALDAGAAVMVTSHLGRPTEGEFKPEDSLAPVAKRLAELLGRDVPLVANWVENGVQVAPGDVVLLENCRVNKGEKKNDDALARKMAKLCDIYVNDAFGTAHRAEATTHGIAKYAGIACAGPLLAAELDALGKALGNPKRPLVAIVAGSKVSTKLTILKSLAEKVDQLIVGGGIANTFMLAAGLTIGKSLAEPDLVDDAKAIIDEARKRGASVPIPSDVVTAKEFAATAQATVKQVGEIEADDLILDIGPETAKALAGQLEKAGTIVWNGPVGVFEFDQFGNGTKTLAEAIANSPAFSIAGGGDTLAAIAKYGIHDKVSYISTGGGAFLEFLEGKTLPAVEVLETRGA
- a CDS encoding AzlC family ABC transporter permease, translating into MLARLSATDRYAFFQASRDYAPTLTAMLSWGLVTGIAMSKSVMTTGQAVWMSLLVYGGSSQLAVLPLMAARLPLWTLLLTAAMVNLRFVIFSAGLAPHFSYLPMWRRILIGYFNGDVIYLLFIKQGFATGHVPGKEAYFWGMALLSWVSWQASSLAGIALASVVPDSWGLGLAGTLALIPIMVSAVANRSTLAAVAVAGVVALLALDLPYRLGLPLAVFAALAAGTLADTFVERADWRRLRAEVRSRDAVDPAEAAGDGDGGRR
- the moaC gene encoding cyclic pyranopterin monophosphate synthase MoaC, which encodes MSGLTHFDAAGHAHMVDVGDKQETRRVAVARGAIRMLPDTLALIRDGRAKKGDVIGVARIAAIQGAKRTSDLIPLCHPLALTRVTVDFAFDEALPGVRCTAQVETLGRTGVEMEALTAVQVGLLTVYDMCKAVDRGMVITDVGVVEKKGGKSGDWVAAV
- a CDS encoding M48 family metalloprotease is translated as MRLKPLLTVSLSLVLALPPGSRAQSSPTPPLPLPRILDAISTAPEIPSEIAPGVFGTYGGEHARLAGTPGAAAPSLRGPLQNQQLPDLGDGSGGALTPQAERRLGERVMREIRRDPDYLDDWLARDYLNSVAAKLSAAAAAQFIGGDRPDFDLFPMRDGQINAFSLPGGFIGVNTGLVIMTRTESELASVLGHEMGHVLQRHIARMLGASEKTGYAALAAMLLGVLAGVLARSGDLGSAIAVGGQAYAVDNQLRFSRGAEREADRVGFQLLAGAGFDPYGMPGFFERLERASMGDAGVPEYARTHPLTIDRIADMDARARRAPYRQPRQSSEYAFVRARLRILQLRAPSDIADEVRRMRGEIDDRLAPNVAANWYGIALGEMLLGHYPEADAALASARARFERFEADEGARTASSPSLDVLAADIARRAGRADDAVRLAAAAQRRWPASHAAIAMHLESLLAARRFGEAQALAQGQAQSDPRQPDWWRYLAQAAQGGGDAIMRRRALAEQLALGGAWPSAIRQLQEARDDKSVGFYEQSIITARLHDFEARYQEEQADRDERG